The Microbacter sp. GSS18 genome has a segment encoding these proteins:
- a CDS encoding 3'-5' exonuclease: MTPLADGAPRETFISVDVETAGPSPTAHALLSIGACVVDDPSSGLYIELRPDREGSVPEALAVSGLSTAELSRSGTDPAAAMARFADWVDAVTPAGATAVFVGFNAGFDWMFVADYFQRYLGRNPFGHAPLDIKSYAMGLLGCSWRDTSMRRLAPLFLSGRELSHNALEDARDQAELFQALRARAGEGTHDEPGGAAGR; encoded by the coding sequence GTGACCCCGCTCGCTGACGGCGCGCCGCGCGAGACGTTCATCTCGGTGGACGTCGAGACGGCGGGTCCGAGCCCGACAGCCCACGCGCTGCTGTCGATCGGCGCGTGCGTGGTGGACGATCCGTCATCGGGGCTCTACATCGAGCTGCGACCGGACCGCGAGGGGTCGGTTCCCGAGGCGCTCGCGGTGAGCGGTCTGTCCACGGCGGAGCTCTCGCGGTCGGGCACGGACCCGGCCGCCGCGATGGCGCGATTCGCGGACTGGGTCGATGCGGTGACGCCCGCCGGCGCGACCGCGGTGTTCGTCGGGTTCAACGCCGGATTCGACTGGATGTTCGTCGCCGACTACTTCCAGCGCTACCTCGGACGCAACCCGTTCGGCCACGCGCCGCTCGACATCAAGTCGTACGCGATGGGCCTGCTGGGGTGCTCGTGGCGCGACACGAGCATGCGCCGTCTCGCCCCCCTCTTCCTGAGCGGACGTGAACTCAGCCACAATGCCCTCGAGGACGCACGTGATCAGGCGGAGCTGTTCCAGGCGCTGCGCGCACGAGCGGGAGAGGGGACCCATGACGAGCCCGGAGGAGCCGCGGGACGCTGA
- the serC gene encoding phosphoserine transaminase translates to MSHVSLPRELLPVDGRFGCGPSKVRAAQLEALVGPGATILGTSHRQAPVKNLVGHVRSRLAELFRLPHGYEIVLGNGGSTAFWDAAAFGLIERRSQNLVFGEFGGKFAKAAAAPWLDAPDVRKAEPGTRAVPEAVEGVDVYAYPHNETSTGVAAPIARVAGDDGALTVIDATSAAGGIDFSVHETDVYYFAPQKNLGSDGGLWFAAVSPAAIERIERIAASGRYIPDFLSLKNALDNSRLNQTLNTPAITTLHLLGSQLDWMIENGGLQWADARTHESSDALYSWATASAAATPFVADPADRSPVVVTIDFDDSIDASAIAKSLRANGIVDTEPYRKLGRNQLRIATFVSIEPDDVRQLIRCIDYTLENM, encoded by the coding sequence ATGTCACACGTCTCGCTGCCCCGTGAACTGCTGCCCGTCGACGGACGCTTCGGCTGCGGCCCCTCGAAGGTCCGCGCCGCCCAGCTGGAGGCTCTCGTCGGGCCGGGCGCCACGATCCTGGGGACCTCGCACCGGCAGGCGCCGGTGAAGAACCTCGTGGGCCACGTCCGCTCGCGCCTGGCTGAGCTGTTCCGCCTGCCCCACGGCTACGAGATCGTCCTCGGCAACGGCGGGTCCACCGCGTTCTGGGATGCCGCGGCGTTCGGGCTCATCGAGAGGCGCAGCCAGAACCTGGTCTTCGGAGAGTTCGGCGGCAAGTTCGCCAAGGCTGCCGCCGCCCCGTGGCTCGACGCGCCCGATGTGCGCAAGGCCGAACCCGGCACGCGCGCCGTGCCCGAAGCCGTCGAGGGCGTGGATGTGTACGCCTATCCGCACAACGAGACCTCCACGGGCGTCGCCGCGCCGATCGCGCGCGTCGCCGGCGACGACGGGGCCCTGACCGTCATCGACGCCACCAGCGCTGCGGGCGGCATCGACTTCTCGGTCCACGAGACGGACGTGTACTACTTCGCGCCGCAGAAGAACCTGGGCTCGGACGGCGGCCTGTGGTTCGCGGCGGTGTCGCCGGCGGCGATCGAGCGCATCGAGCGCATCGCGGCATCCGGGCGCTACATCCCCGATTTCCTGAGCCTGAAGAACGCGCTGGACAACTCGCGCCTGAACCAGACGCTCAACACGCCCGCGATCACGACCCTGCACCTGCTGGGCTCGCAGCTGGACTGGATGATCGAGAACGGCGGACTGCAGTGGGCGGATGCCCGCACCCACGAGTCTTCGGACGCGCTGTATTCGTGGGCCACCGCGTCCGCCGCGGCGACGCCTTTCGTGGCCGACCCCGCGGACCGCTCCCCCGTGGTCGTCACGATCGACTTCGATGACAGCATCGATGCCTCGGCGATCGCGAAGAGCCTGCGCGCCAACGGCATCGTCGACACCGAGCCCTACCGCAAGCTCGGGCGCAACCAGCTGCGCATCGCGACGTTCGTCTCGATCGAGCCGGACGACGTGCGCCAGCTCATCCGCTGCATCGACTACACGCTCGAGAACATGTGA
- a CDS encoding metal-dependent transcriptional regulator, whose amino-acid sequence MTDLIDTTEMYLRTILELEEENIVPLRARISERLGHSGPTVSQTVGRMERDGLVVVTDDRRLELTGAGRQKAVDVMRKHRLAERLLSDVIGLDWAYVHDEACRWEHVMSEKVERRLVELLGHPTESPYGNPIPGLDQLGDIPANQFEQGVVGLVKKLNDAGGPITGTVRRLAEPAQVDPELLQQLASAGVVPGAHGDYRYSEGYVLVQMDGREDALELPVEVAGHIFLVEGVA is encoded by the coding sequence ATGACCGACCTGATCGACACGACCGAGATGTACCTGCGCACGATCCTCGAGCTCGAGGAGGAGAACATCGTTCCGCTGCGTGCACGCATCTCGGAGCGGCTCGGGCACTCGGGCCCCACGGTGTCGCAGACGGTGGGGCGCATGGAGCGCGACGGGCTCGTCGTCGTCACCGACGACCGGCGTCTGGAGCTCACCGGCGCCGGACGGCAGAAGGCCGTCGACGTGATGCGCAAGCACCGGCTCGCGGAGCGTCTGCTCTCGGATGTCATCGGCCTGGACTGGGCCTACGTCCACGACGAGGCCTGCCGCTGGGAGCACGTCATGAGCGAGAAGGTCGAGCGGCGGCTGGTCGAGCTGCTCGGTCACCCCACCGAGTCCCCGTACGGCAACCCCATCCCCGGCCTCGACCAGCTCGGCGACATCCCGGCGAACCAGTTCGAGCAGGGCGTGGTCGGTCTGGTGAAGAAGCTCAACGACGCCGGCGGGCCCATCACGGGAACCGTGCGACGGCTCGCCGAGCCCGCGCAGGTCGACCCCGAGCTGCTCCAGCAGCTCGCGTCGGCGGGCGTCGTCCCGGGAGCGCACGGCGACTACCGCTACAGCGAGGGATACGTGCTGGTGCAGATGGACGGGCGCGAAGACGCCCTCGAGCTGCCCGTCGAGGTGGCCGGCCACATCTTCCTCGTGGAGGGTGTCGCCTGA
- a CDS encoding M23 family metallopeptidase, with amino-acid sequence MTRPATTTAPRRPAKAARKRKVNPLRTAAILTMVGGLIATVALPAYGAFRTSGDETVTLQQIALDDAQSLVVASDAESVDLSRESYSATTQKEIDEKKAKEAAAAAAAERARAAAAAAASVPVNVSISAGSGNVRWPILNFTKGRGLWDSGYHQGVDLLASCGTPLYAAASGVVRVSQESFGGYGVAVVIDHVLNGQSVWTLYGHMTYGSRMVSAGQSVSAGQQIGVVGSTGSSTACHLHFEVHINDQVVDPWAWLTTNAG; translated from the coding sequence GTGACCCGTCCGGCGACCACGACGGCACCGCGCCGTCCGGCGAAGGCCGCGCGCAAGCGCAAGGTCAATCCCCTCAGGACCGCCGCGATCCTCACCATGGTCGGCGGCCTCATCGCCACCGTCGCCCTCCCCGCCTACGGCGCCTTCCGCACGTCCGGCGACGAGACGGTGACACTGCAGCAGATCGCGCTCGACGATGCCCAGTCGCTCGTCGTCGCCTCGGACGCCGAGTCGGTCGACCTGTCGCGCGAGAGCTATTCCGCGACGACGCAGAAGGAGATCGACGAGAAGAAGGCGAAGGAGGCCGCTGCGGCCGCCGCCGCCGAGCGCGCCCGCGCCGCGGCCGCCGCCGCCGCGTCGGTCCCCGTCAACGTCAGCATCAGCGCCGGCAGCGGGAACGTGCGCTGGCCGATCCTCAACTTCACCAAGGGCCGCGGTCTGTGGGACTCCGGCTACCACCAGGGCGTCGACCTGCTCGCCTCGTGCGGCACGCCGCTGTACGCGGCCGCGTCGGGCGTCGTGCGCGTGTCGCAGGAGAGCTTCGGCGGCTACGGCGTGGCCGTCGTGATCGACCACGTCCTCAACGGTCAGTCGGTGTGGACGCTGTACGGTCACATGACCTACGGCAGCCGTATGGTCTCGGCCGGGCAGAGCGTCTCGGCCGGCCAGCAGATCGGTGTCGTCGGCTCGACCGGAAGCTCCACGGCGTGCCACCTGCACTTCGAGGTCCACATCAACGACCAGGTGGTGGACCCCTGGGCCTGGCTGACCACCAACGCCGGCTGA
- a CDS encoding HNH endonuclease, which produces MRTLVLNAGYEPLAVVSFKRALVLVMNEKATVIEHVEAEPVWGTRRTYDRPAVIILTRYVRVPGVRHVPVTRRGVLRRDAHRCGYCGKSAATIDHVLPRSRGGADSWENLVACCLRCNNVKGDRTPQEMGWELRHLPAPPRGGQWTVRGTERADPRWEPYLALAA; this is translated from the coding sequence ATGCGCACTCTGGTGCTGAATGCGGGGTATGAGCCACTCGCGGTCGTGTCGTTCAAGCGCGCGCTCGTGCTGGTGATGAACGAGAAGGCGACGGTCATCGAGCATGTCGAGGCCGAGCCGGTATGGGGGACGAGAAGAACCTACGATCGCCCCGCGGTCATCATCCTCACCCGCTACGTCCGCGTGCCGGGCGTCCGCCACGTCCCGGTGACCCGACGCGGCGTGCTGCGTCGCGACGCCCACCGATGCGGGTACTGCGGCAAGTCGGCGGCCACGATCGACCATGTGCTGCCACGCTCCCGCGGCGGCGCGGACTCGTGGGAGAACCTCGTCGCGTGCTGTCTTCGGTGCAACAACGTCAAGGGCGACCGCACGCCGCAGGAGATGGGATGGGAGCTGCGCCACCTTCCCGCGCCTCCCCGCGGCGGGCAGTGGACGGTGCGGGGCACCGAGCGTGCGGATCCGCGCTGGGAGCCGTATCTGGCGCTCGCCGCCTGA
- a CDS encoding cysteine hydrolase family protein — protein MQRALIVIDMQRGFDDESVWGRLSNPACEQNVRALLESFSGAGEPIVVVRHDSLEPGFGLSPGEPGNALVDTVAEIEPAVLVTKHVNSAFYGDPDLHAWLRDRGIRELVLCGIQTDMCVETTARMAGNLGYDVTVAIDATRTFDLSAEVPGIGTVSRSAEDLMATTALQLQEGDFARISATSDLI, from the coding sequence ATGCAGCGCGCCCTCATCGTGATCGACATGCAACGCGGCTTCGACGACGAGTCCGTCTGGGGCCGGTTGTCCAACCCCGCGTGCGAGCAGAACGTCCGGGCTCTTCTCGAGTCGTTCTCGGGAGCGGGCGAGCCGATCGTCGTCGTCCGGCACGATTCCCTCGAGCCCGGCTTCGGGCTGAGCCCCGGCGAGCCGGGAAACGCCCTGGTCGACACGGTCGCCGAGATCGAGCCGGCCGTGCTGGTGACCAAGCACGTCAACTCGGCCTTCTACGGCGACCCGGACCTGCACGCCTGGCTGCGCGATCGCGGCATCCGAGAGCTCGTGCTGTGCGGCATCCAGACCGACATGTGCGTGGAGACGACCGCACGCATGGCCGGCAACCTCGGCTACGACGTGACGGTGGCGATCGACGCCACGCGCACGTTCGACCTGTCGGCGGAGGTCCCGGGCATCGGCACGGTGTCGCGATCCGCCGAGGACCTCATGGCGACGACGGCGCTTCAGCTGCAGGAGGGGGACTTCGCCCGCATCTCGGCCACGAGCGACCTGATCTAG
- a CDS encoding DNA polymerase Y family protein, whose product MSPDPVAPPERSLVLWLPDWPVVAYLREKGSAADARAPLAVVERNVVVASSPAALADGVRPGQRRRDAQARCPLLTVIPADPARDHRAFAPVISHIEQLAPGVQPVHPGLCALRARGPARYYGGEDRAARTILAALAEDGLAGARAAVADGPFTAEQAAMLATSAAEPVFTVPAGGSAGFLAPLSVAALGQSSLLGVVATSRDVPPADLVSLLARLGVQTLGQFAGMDPERVRERFGERGVRLHALAAGRDSQPVRPRTPPPELHREIAFEPPLELADQVAFGMRVAAEEFISGLGAVDLVCTELRVELTGDRGERSERVWLHPASFDASAVVDRVRWQLAEEAEGLRSAVALVRISPEAVDDASHHAPAIFGSGPEERVHHALSRVQAMLGHRGVLTPDVGGGRWLAERQVLVPWGDRHEKGRAGLAAERARPWPGSLPDPLPATVFTPQRPVEVTSQGGFAVDIDERGTLSAVPAQLGLGDRVLGIASWAGPWPVNERGWDPARARRAHRFQVVDADGTAWLLVCEAGAWAAEATYD is encoded by the coding sequence ATGTCTCCCGATCCCGTGGCGCCCCCCGAGCGGAGTCTCGTGCTCTGGCTGCCGGACTGGCCGGTCGTGGCGTACCTGCGCGAGAAGGGCTCGGCGGCCGACGCCCGCGCGCCCCTCGCCGTCGTCGAGCGCAACGTCGTCGTGGCGTCCTCTCCCGCGGCGCTCGCCGACGGGGTGCGTCCCGGCCAGCGACGGCGCGACGCGCAGGCGCGGTGCCCGCTGCTGACGGTGATCCCGGCCGACCCGGCGCGCGATCACCGGGCGTTCGCCCCCGTGATCTCGCACATCGAGCAGCTCGCACCCGGCGTGCAGCCGGTCCACCCCGGCCTGTGCGCGCTGCGCGCACGCGGACCCGCCCGCTACTACGGCGGCGAGGATCGCGCCGCGCGCACGATCCTCGCCGCGCTCGCCGAGGACGGACTCGCCGGCGCCCGCGCAGCGGTGGCCGACGGGCCCTTCACGGCGGAGCAGGCTGCCATGCTCGCCACGAGCGCGGCGGAGCCCGTGTTCACGGTTCCGGCCGGCGGGTCCGCCGGATTCCTCGCGCCGCTCTCGGTGGCGGCGCTCGGCCAGTCGTCCCTGCTCGGCGTGGTGGCGACGTCGCGGGACGTCCCGCCCGCCGACCTCGTGAGCCTGCTCGCCCGCCTGGGCGTGCAGACCCTGGGCCAGTTCGCCGGCATGGACCCGGAACGCGTGCGCGAGCGCTTCGGCGAGCGCGGCGTGCGCCTGCACGCTCTCGCCGCGGGCCGCGATTCGCAGCCGGTCCGCCCGCGCACTCCGCCGCCCGAGCTGCATCGCGAGATCGCGTTCGAGCCGCCGCTCGAGCTCGCCGACCAGGTCGCGTTCGGCATGCGCGTCGCCGCCGAGGAGTTCATCTCGGGTCTGGGGGCGGTCGACCTCGTGTGCACCGAGCTGCGCGTCGAGCTCACCGGCGACCGGGGCGAGCGCAGCGAGCGCGTGTGGCTGCATCCGGCGTCCTTCGACGCATCGGCGGTGGTCGACCGGGTCCGCTGGCAGCTCGCCGAGGAGGCCGAAGGGCTGCGCAGCGCCGTGGCGCTGGTGCGGATCTCTCCCGAGGCGGTGGACGACGCATCCCACCACGCTCCGGCGATCTTCGGCTCCGGTCCCGAGGAGCGCGTGCACCACGCGCTGTCGCGCGTGCAGGCGATGCTCGGGCATCGGGGCGTGCTCACCCCCGATGTCGGCGGCGGCCGGTGGCTCGCCGAGCGCCAGGTGCTGGTGCCGTGGGGCGACCGGCACGAGAAGGGGCGCGCGGGGCTCGCCGCCGAGCGTGCCAGGCCGTGGCCGGGGAGCCTCCCCGACCCGCTGCCGGCGACGGTCTTCACGCCGCAGCGCCCCGTCGAGGTGACCTCGCAGGGCGGATTCGCCGTCGACATCGACGAGCGGGGGACGCTCTCGGCGGTGCCGGCGCAGCTGGGGCTCGGCGATCGCGTCCTCGGGATCGCGTCGTGGGCGGGGCCGTGGCCGGTGAACGAACGCGGGTGGGATCCCGCCCGGGCGCGGCGCGCCCACCGGTTCCAGGTCGTGGATGCCGACGGCACGGCGTGGCTGCTGGTGTGCGAGGCCGGGGCATGGGCCGCGGAGGCGACGTATGACTGA
- a CDS encoding error-prone DNA polymerase yields the protein MGFNNPGVPWSEMERILSDRRRPGGPPAGADGGDSPAWSHKRGPYVPPPIERPADTVPYAELHAHSSFSFLDGASSPEELAEEAERLGLHALAITDHDGFYGIVRFAEAAESLALKTVFGAELSLELPAPQNGEADPVGAHLLVLARGEEGYHRLASALTHAQLAGREKGRPVYDLDELAAQGRDHWVVPTGCRKGAVRRALAAEGAGAAARELDRLVALFGRDAVHVELIDHGDPLDTRHNDMLAGLARDRGLPLVATNNVHYAVPERQLLAAAVAAVRANRGMDELDGWLPAHAGAHLRSGAEMAERFARHPDAVARTVTLADELAFPLRRAKPALPKQEVPDGHTPMSWLRHLVWEAVPRKYPDLTPANRARIEKELGVIELKDFPGYFLIVHGIVQEARRRGILCQGRGSAANSAICYLLDITAVDAIAYDLPFERFLSSLRDEEPDIDVDFDSDRREEIIQWVYATYGRERAAQVANVIQYRPKNAIRDMAKALGHSPGQQDAWSKQVEGWGAKLETPGEHDIPDRVLQYATELLKAPRHLGIHSGGMVLTDRPVGEVVPIEHARMEDRTVIQWDKDDAAWMGLVKFDLLGLGMLAALQYCFDMIRASTGEDWELSTLPKEEQAVYDMLCRADSIGVFQVESRAQMGLLPRLQPRRFYDLVIEIALIRPGPIQGGAVHPFVRRKLGLEKVTYAHPKLKPVLERTLGIPVFQEQLMQMAMAVGECTGEDADLLRRAMGSKRGVERIESLKAKLYEGMASNGLVGEEADAIYAKIQAFANFGFAESHSLSFALLVYASSWIKLHYPAAFLAGLLRAQPMGFYSPATLVGDARRHGVEVRRPDLHASGVEAVLEPVSPVLASDAGVDPTGMEACAHRVQPPVGPFDVNAPDESAAHRRDGRFAVRLGLAGVKGVGKVAAQRIVAAREADGEFRDLRDLVRRTSVTAAQVEALATAGAFECLGITRREGIWLAGAAAQDRPEFLPDSLVSVQPPLFTDPTSYERLASDLWATGISTDDHPMTHYRSGLDARGVLTSRELRSHETGRRVEVAGLVTHRQRPATASGVTFLNLEDEHGLVNVICSVGVWNRYRRVVRDAPALIVRGMLERSVEGVTNLLADRFDDLRVGVQHQSRDFR from the coding sequence ATGGGCTTCAACAACCCGGGAGTGCCGTGGTCCGAGATGGAGCGGATCCTCAGCGACCGCCGACGACCGGGAGGGCCGCCCGCCGGCGCCGACGGCGGCGACAGCCCGGCGTGGTCGCACAAGCGCGGTCCGTACGTTCCGCCGCCGATCGAGCGTCCCGCCGACACCGTGCCCTACGCCGAGCTGCACGCGCATTCGTCGTTCTCGTTCCTCGACGGCGCCTCCTCTCCCGAGGAGCTCGCCGAAGAGGCCGAGCGACTGGGCCTGCACGCCCTCGCGATCACCGACCACGACGGGTTCTACGGCATCGTGCGCTTCGCCGAGGCCGCAGAGTCGCTGGCCCTCAAGACCGTGTTCGGAGCCGAGCTGTCGCTCGAGCTGCCCGCACCGCAGAACGGCGAGGCCGACCCGGTCGGCGCCCACCTGCTCGTGCTCGCCCGCGGCGAAGAGGGCTACCACCGGCTGGCCTCGGCCCTCACGCATGCGCAGCTGGCCGGGCGCGAGAAGGGCAGGCCCGTCTACGACCTCGACGAGCTCGCCGCGCAGGGGCGCGATCACTGGGTGGTGCCGACCGGATGCCGCAAGGGCGCCGTACGGCGCGCGCTCGCCGCCGAGGGGGCGGGCGCCGCCGCGCGCGAGCTCGACCGCCTCGTCGCGCTGTTCGGTCGTGATGCCGTCCACGTCGAGCTCATCGACCACGGCGATCCGCTCGACACGCGCCACAACGACATGCTCGCGGGCCTCGCGCGCGATCGGGGCCTGCCGCTCGTGGCGACCAACAACGTCCACTACGCCGTGCCCGAGCGGCAGCTGCTGGCCGCCGCCGTCGCCGCCGTGCGGGCGAACCGCGGCATGGACGAGCTCGACGGGTGGCTGCCCGCGCATGCCGGCGCCCACCTGCGCTCGGGCGCCGAGATGGCCGAGCGGTTCGCGCGGCATCCGGATGCCGTTGCGCGCACGGTGACCCTCGCCGACGAGCTCGCCTTTCCGCTGCGCCGCGCCAAGCCCGCGCTGCCGAAGCAGGAGGTGCCCGATGGCCACACGCCCATGTCGTGGCTGCGGCACCTGGTGTGGGAGGCGGTGCCCCGCAAGTACCCGGACCTCACGCCCGCGAATCGCGCGCGCATCGAGAAGGAACTCGGGGTCATCGAGCTGAAGGACTTCCCGGGCTACTTCCTCATCGTCCACGGCATCGTGCAGGAGGCGCGCCGGCGCGGCATCCTGTGCCAGGGGCGCGGGTCGGCCGCGAACAGCGCCATCTGCTATCTGCTCGACATCACCGCCGTCGACGCGATCGCGTACGATCTGCCGTTCGAGCGGTTCCTGTCGAGCCTGCGAGACGAGGAGCCCGACATCGACGTCGACTTCGACTCCGACCGCCGCGAGGAGATCATCCAGTGGGTCTACGCCACGTACGGGCGCGAGCGGGCGGCGCAGGTCGCGAACGTCATCCAGTACCGGCCGAAGAACGCCATCCGCGACATGGCGAAGGCCCTCGGGCACTCGCCGGGGCAGCAGGACGCGTGGTCTAAGCAGGTCGAGGGGTGGGGTGCGAAGCTCGAGACCCCGGGGGAGCACGACATTCCGGACCGCGTGCTGCAGTACGCCACCGAGCTGCTGAAGGCGCCGCGGCACCTCGGCATCCACTCCGGCGGCATGGTGCTCACCGACCGGCCGGTGGGCGAGGTCGTGCCCATCGAGCACGCGCGCATGGAGGATCGCACCGTCATCCAGTGGGACAAGGACGACGCGGCGTGGATGGGCCTGGTGAAGTTCGACCTGCTGGGCCTCGGGATGCTGGCGGCGCTGCAGTACTGCTTCGACATGATCCGCGCCTCGACGGGCGAGGACTGGGAGCTGTCGACGCTGCCGAAGGAGGAGCAGGCCGTCTACGACATGCTCTGCCGGGCCGATTCCATCGGGGTGTTCCAGGTCGAGTCGCGCGCGCAGATGGGGCTGCTGCCGAGGCTGCAGCCGCGACGGTTCTACGACCTCGTGATCGAGATCGCCCTCATCCGGCCAGGACCCATCCAGGGCGGTGCGGTGCATCCGTTCGTCCGCCGCAAGCTCGGACTCGAGAAGGTGACCTATGCGCATCCCAAGCTGAAGCCGGTCCTCGAGCGCACGCTCGGCATCCCGGTCTTCCAGGAGCAGCTCATGCAGATGGCGATGGCCGTGGGGGAGTGCACGGGCGAGGACGCCGACCTGCTGCGCCGCGCCATGGGGTCCAAGCGGGGTGTCGAGCGCATCGAGTCGCTCAAGGCGAAGCTGTACGAGGGGATGGCCTCGAACGGCCTCGTGGGCGAGGAGGCGGATGCCATCTACGCCAAGATCCAGGCGTTCGCGAACTTCGGGTTCGCCGAGTCCCACTCGCTGTCGTTCGCGCTGCTGGTGTACGCCTCGTCGTGGATCAAGCTGCACTATCCCGCCGCGTTCCTCGCGGGGCTTCTGCGCGCGCAGCCCATGGGCTTCTACTCGCCCGCGACCCTCGTCGGCGATGCGCGCCGGCACGGCGTCGAGGTGCGCCGCCCGGATCTGCACGCGTCGGGAGTGGAGGCGGTGCTCGAGCCGGTTTCTCCTGTTCTCGCGTCGGACGCCGGCGTCGATCCCACGGGCATGGAAGCCTGCGCCCATCGCGTCCAGCCGCCGGTGGGGCCCTTCGACGTGAACGCGCCGGACGAGTCCGCCGCGCACCGCCGGGACGGACGGTTCGCGGTGCGGCTGGGGCTCGCGGGGGTCAAGGGCGTCGGGAAGGTGGCGGCCCAGCGCATCGTCGCCGCGCGCGAGGCGGACGGGGAGTTCCGCGACCTGCGAGACCTCGTCCGCCGCACGAGCGTCACGGCCGCCCAGGTCGAGGCGCTCGCCACGGCGGGGGCGTTCGAGTGCCTGGGCATCACGCGGCGCGAGGGCATCTGGCTCGCGGGGGCCGCGGCGCAGGACCGGCCGGAGTTCCTGCCCGACTCGCTCGTGTCGGTGCAGCCGCCGCTGTTCACCGACCCCACCTCCTACGAGCGGCTCGCATCCGACCTGTGGGCGACGGGCATCTCCACCGACGACCATCCCATGACCCACTACCGCTCGGGCCTGGACGCCCGGGGCGTGCTCACCTCGCGCGAGCTGCGCTCTCACGAGACCGGCCGCAGGGTCGAGGTCGCGGGGCTCGTGACGCACCGGCAGCGGCCGGCGACGGCATCCGGGGTCACGTTCCTCAACCTCGAGGACGAGCACGGGCTCGTCAACGTCATCTGCTCGGTCGGGGTCTGGAATCGCTATCGCCGCGTCGTGCGGGACGCGCCGGCGCTCATCGTGCGCGGGATGCTGGAACGTTCGGTCGAGGGCGTCACCAACCTGCTCGCCGACCGGTTCGACGATCTGCGGGTGGGGGTGCAGCATCAGTCGCGCGATTTCCGGTGA
- a CDS encoding zinc-ribbon domain-containing protein produces the protein MPERVQDWWARRQFSRGRAVPYEVGTYRDAWAPYPVLIRQYHPDLNAGITLTQIPPAADVLLLWQCDTGHLFVATPTEQRSRPTRERRRSVWCPECAALANPPRVRMPDTGAFVMQDPAAGALGPQDSTAGAAPAAAAVGAPAAGTTAPRAAQRSASGRARASRRARGVCAETPDLPVGEPFLSACAPVPASAVEARLRADLFARLAVTEGLNAVRVARPFFDHVEVWPDILLPELRVAIEYDSTGRHGLEHVGKREDADRRKDRALRAAHWEVVRLRTGRLEKLGPHDLQLAAWNGTALSRLLDVLREVRGPLMIDAYLR, from the coding sequence ATGCCGGAGCGGGTGCAGGACTGGTGGGCGAGACGCCAGTTCTCGCGCGGTCGCGCCGTGCCGTACGAGGTCGGCACCTACCGCGACGCGTGGGCACCGTATCCGGTCCTGATCCGCCAGTACCATCCCGACCTCAACGCCGGCATCACCCTCACGCAGATCCCGCCGGCCGCCGACGTGCTGCTGCTGTGGCAGTGCGACACCGGCCACCTGTTCGTCGCCACGCCGACCGAGCAGCGGTCGCGCCCGACGCGCGAGCGGCGGAGGTCGGTGTGGTGCCCGGAGTGCGCTGCCCTCGCGAATCCGCCACGCGTGCGGATGCCGGACACCGGCGCGTTCGTCATGCAGGATCCGGCGGCCGGAGCCCTCGGTCCGCAGGATTCGACCGCCGGTGCCGCCCCTGCTGCCGCCGCTGTCGGCGCCCCCGCCGCCGGCACGACCGCGCCGCGGGCCGCGCAGCGGTCGGCGAGCGGACGCGCGCGGGCTTCACGACGCGCTCGCGGAGTGTGCGCCGAGACCCCGGATCTGCCCGTGGGGGAGCCGTTCCTCAGCGCGTGCGCGCCGGTCCCGGCATCCGCCGTCGAGGCGCGCCTGCGCGCCGACCTGTTCGCGCGGCTCGCGGTGACCGAGGGCCTGAACGCGGTGCGCGTGGCACGCCCGTTCTTCGACCACGTCGAGGTGTGGCCCGACATCCTGCTGCCCGAGCTGCGCGTCGCGATCGAGTACGACAGCACGGGGAGACACGGCCTCGAGCATGTCGGCAAGCGCGAGGACGCCGACCGGCGCAAGGACCGCGCGCTGCGCGCCGCGCACTGGGAGGTCGTCCGGCTTCGCACCGGCCGGCTCGAGAAGCTCGGTCCGCACGACCTGCAGCTGGCCGCCTGGAACGGCACGGCGCTGTCACGCCTGCTGGACGTGCTCCGCGAGGTCCGCGGGCCGCTCATGATCGATGCGTATCTGCGCTGA